The Mangifera indica cultivar Alphonso chromosome 8, CATAS_Mindica_2.1, whole genome shotgun sequence genome has a window encoding:
- the LOC123224274 gene encoding tyrosine--tRNA ligase, chloroplastic/mitochondrial produces the protein MAAVAASASRTFISSHHKLFISPVSAGSKITNLFLNNYRNKVRTSVCFSSISSLQSSQEIQSQTHNRFTVIDILEKRGLLESITSNNLRSLASSRDNTLKVYCGFDPTAESLHLGNLLGIIVLSWFLRCGHQVVALIGGATARIGDPSGKSLERPELDLHELDKNTLGITNTISTIFKSSNVLILNNYDWWKDIHLLDFLKHVGRFARIGTMIAKESVRKRLESEQGLSYTEFTYQLLQGYDFLYLFQNKGVNVQIGGSDQWGNITAGTELIRKILQPDSDNEAYGLTFPLLLKSDGTKFGKSEDGAIWLSPSMLSPYKFYQYFFSVPDADVIRFLKILTFLDLEEINELERDMKKPCYVPNTAQKRLAQEVTRFVHGEEGLNEALKATEALRPGAETKLDVKTIEAIAEDVPSCSLAYDQVLDISLVDLSVSVGLFDSKSAARRLLKQGGLYLNNSRVDSESKRVEAQDIVDGKVLLLSAGKKNKVVVRIS, from the coding sequence ATGGCAGCCGTGGCTGCTTCTGCTTCGAGGACTTTCATCAGCTCCCATCACAAACTCTTTATCTCCCCAGTTTCCGCTGGTTCAAAGATTACTAACCTTTTTCTTAACAATTATCGAAACAAAGTTAGGACTTCTGTTTGCTTTTCTTCCATCAGCTCTCTCCAATCTTCCCAAGAAATCCAAAGCCAAACCCACAACCGTTTCACTGTAATTGATATCCTTGAAAAAAGAGGCTTGCTTGAATCAATCACCAGCAACAATCTAAGGTCTCTCGCTTCTTCTCGTGATAACACTCTCAAAGTCTATTGTGGTTTCGACCCCACTGCCGAGTCTTTGCACTTGGGTAATTTACTTGGCATCATTGTTCTCTCTTGGTTCCTCCGCTGCGGCCATCAAGTCGTCGCCTTGATAGGTGGTGCCACCGCTCGTATAGGAGACCCATCTGGGAAGTCACTCGAAAGGCCGGAACTTGATCTCCATGAACTGGATAAGAACACTCTCGGTATCACTAATACTATTTCAACGATTTTTAAATCCAGtaatgttttgattttgaataattatgatTGGTGGAAAGATATTCACTTGCTGGATTTTCTCAAACATGTGGGACGATTTGCTAGAATTGGTACCATGATAGCTAAAGAAAGTGTGAGGAAGAGATTAGAATCAGAGCAAGGGTTGAGTTACACTGAGTTTACGTATCAGTTATTGCAAGGATATGATTTTCTATACTTGTTTCAAAACAAGGGTGTTAATGTTCAAATTGGAGGAAGTGATCAGTGGGGGAATATAACTGCTGGGACCGAGCTTATACGCAAGATTTTACAACCAGATAGTGATAATGAGGCCTATGGCTTGACATTCCCTCTATTACTTAAGAGTGATGGTACCAAATTTGGTAAATCAGAGGATGGTGCCATTTGGCTCTCTCCATCAATGTTATCTCCCTACAAGTTTTATCAGTATTTCTTCTCCGTTCCAGATGCTGATGTGATTAGGTTTCTCAAAATTCTTACTTTCTTGGACTTGGAAGAAATTAATGAGCTGGAGAGGGATATGAAGAAACCTTGTTACGTTCCTAACACCGCGCAGAAGAGACTTGCACAGGAAGTTACCCGTTTTGTTCATGGTGAAGAGGGCTTGAATGAGGCTCTAAAGGCTACCGAAGCCTTGAGGCCCGGAGCTGAGACCAAGTTGGATGTGAAGACCATTGAGGCTATTGCTGAGGATGTGCCTTCTTGCTCTTTAGCCTATGATCAAGTTCTAGATATTTCACTTGTTGATCTTTCAGTTTCTGTTGGTTTGTTTGATAGCAAATCAGCTGCCAGGCGTTTGTTGAAGCAAGGTGGACTTTACTTGAACAACAGCAGAGTTGATAGTGAGAGTAAGAGGGTTGAAGCTCAAGACATTGTGGATGGCAAAGTTCTCCTTTTATCTGCTGGGAAGAAGAACAAGGTTGTTGTACGAATATCTTGA
- the LOC123222732 gene encoding probable xyloglucan endotransglucosylase/hydrolase protein 5, translating to MASCLWTVCMSFLFLASGVTSAAPKKPVDVPFGRNYVPTWAFDHIKYNNGGNEIQLLLDKYTGTGFQSKGNYLFGHFSMHIKMVPGDSAGTVTAFYLSSQNSEHDEIDFEFLGNRSGQPYIVQTNVFTGGAGNREQRIFLWFDPTKDYHTYSVLWNLYQIVFFVDDVPIRVFKNSKDLGVRFPFNQPMKLYSSLWNADDWATRGGLEKTDWSKAPFVASYKGFHIDGCETSVNAKYCETQGKEWWDQKEYQDLDSNQYKRLKWVRQKYTIYNYCTDRVRFRQPAPECKRDRDI from the exons ATGGCTTCTTGTCTGTGGACTGTGTGCATGAGTTTCCTCTTTTTAGCTTCTGGAGTTACAAGCGCTGCTCCAAAGAAGCCTGTGGATGTGCCTTTCGGCAGAAACTATGTCCCAACTTGGGCTTTTGATCACATCAAATACAACAATGGGGGTAATGAAATTCAGCTGCTCCTGGATAAATACACAG ggaCTGGCTTCCAATCCAAGGGCAATTATTTGTTTGGTCACTTCAGCATGCACATAAAAATGGTTCCCGGAGACTCTGCTGGAACGGTCACTGCTTTCTAT TTATCTTCTCAAAACTCAGAGCATGATGAGATAGACTTTGAGTTCCTGGGGAACAGAAGTGGGCAACCCTACATTGTGCAGACAAATGTGTTCACTGGAGGGGCAGGAAACAGAGAGCAGAGAATATTTCTGTGGTTTGATCCTACCAAAGACTACCACACTTACTCTGTCCTCTGGAATCTTTATCAGATTGT GTTTTTTGTGGACGATGTGCCAATAAGGGTGTTCAAGAATAGCAAAGATTTGGGAGTGAGGTTTCCATTCAACCAGCCCATGAAGTTATATTCTAGCCTCTGGAATGCAGATGACTGGGCTACCAGGGGCGGCTTGGAGAAGACAGACTGGTCAAAGGCGCCATTCGTGGCTTCCTATAAGGGATTTCACATTGACGGGTGTGAGACATCGGTGAACGCCAAGTACTGTGAGACACAGGGCAAGGAATGGTGGGATCAGAAGGAGTATCAAGATCTTGACAGCAACCAATACAAGAGACTCAAATGGGTTCGGCAGAAATACACCATTTACAATTACTGCACTGATCGTGTTCGCTTCCGTCAACCTGCTCCTGAATGCAAAAGAGACCGTGATATTTGA
- the LOC123222717 gene encoding OVARIAN TUMOR DOMAIN-containing deubiquitinating enzyme 12: MWNGTQSVGESSSSTSLSSQQDVEDDRMIAFVLSEEYAKLDGAVAKRLSNLAPVPHVPRINTYIPNLCDASLDHQRLLQRLQVYGLCEVKVSGDGNCQFRALSEQMYKSPEYHKHVRKEIVKQLKEYRSLYEGYIPMKYKHYYKKMEKNGEWGDHVTLQAAADKFAAKICLLTSFRDTCFIEITPQYQAPTREFWLSFWSEVHYNSLYEIRDAPVQRKPRKKHWLF, translated from the exons ATGTGGAACGGAACTCAGAGCGTTGGTGAATCTTCTAGCTCAACTTCCTTGAGCAGTCAGCAAGATGTGGAAGATGATAGAATGATTGCCTTTGTACTTTCAGAAGAGTATGCAAAGTTAGATGGTGCAGTTGCTAAGCGCCTTTCCAACCTGGCCCCTGTTCCT CATGTGCCTCGGATAAATACCTATATTCCCAACTTATGCGATGCTAGTTTGGATCACCAACGGCTTCTTCAGAG GCTACAAGTCTATGGTTTATGTGAAGTGAAGGTCTCTGGGGATGGAAACTGTCAG TTTCGTGCACTTTCAGAACAGATGTACAAGTCACCTGAGTATCACAAGCATGTTCGAAAAGAGATTGTGAAACAG CTCAAAGAATATCGCTCTTTATATGAAGGCTATATTCCAATGAAGTACAAACATTACTacaagaaaatggaaaa AAATGGTGAATGGGGGGATCATGTTACTTTACAAGCAGCAGCTGATAAG TTTGCAGCAAAGATATGCCTCTTAACATCTTTCAGGGATacttgttttattgaaattactcCACAATACCAGGCACCTACACGTG AGTTTTGGTTAAGTTTTTGGTCTGAGGTACACTACAACTCACTATATGAAATCCGAG ATGCGCCAGTTCAACGAAAGCCTAGGAAGAAACACTGGTTGTTCTAG
- the LOC123224521 gene encoding DEAD-box ATP-dependent RNA helicase 41 isoform X2 — translation MENNQSVDEVNDGGYGVKESSRDQREALPGEPKCVICGRYGEYICDVTDDDICSLECKQTLLCRVANKGMRVTPVPPQRLPATDECYYVRESDNSSGYQDYSSDQNELVRRKLDINVKGDAVPAPILSFSSCNLPQRLLQNIEAAGYGMPTPVQMQAIPAALIGKSLLVSADTGSGKTASFLVPLISHCANFRLKHLSKLKKPLAMVLTPTRELCIQVEEQAKLLGKGLPFKTALVVGGDAMAGQIYRIQQGVELIVGTPGRLIDLLVKHDIELDDIMMFVLDEVDCMLQRGFRDQVMQIFRGLLQPQILMFSATISQEVEKMVSSLAKDIVFVSVGKANRPNKAVKQVPIWVDSKKKKQKLFEILMSKQHFMPPAVVYVSSRLGADLLSNAITVTTGIKSLSIHGEKPMKERREIMQSFLVGEVPVIVATGVLGRGVDLLGVRQVIIFDMPNSTKEYVHQIGRASRMGEDGTAIVFVNEENKNLFPELVEILKSSGSAVPRELINSRYTVGSFGKGYKKRKHGS, via the exons ATGGAAAATAATCAATCAGTGGATGAAGTAAATG ATGGAGGGTATGGTGTGAAAGAAAGCAGTAGGGATCAGAGAGAAGCTCTACCAGGAGAGCCTAAGTGTGTTATATGTGGCCGCTATGGTGAGTATATATGTGATGTGACAGATGATGATATTTGCAGCTTGGAATGTAAGCAAACTCTTCTTTGCAGAGTTGCCAACAAGGGCATGCGGGTTACTCCCGTTCCTCCTCAAAGATTGCCTGCCACTGATGAGTGCTATTACGTTAGGGAATCTGATAACAGTTCAGGATATCAAGATTATAGTAGTGATCAGAATGAATTGGTGAGAAGGAAACTTGACATCAATGTGAAGGGTGATGCAGTTCCTGCACCCATTCTGTCATTCTCCTCTTGCAATCTACCTCAGAGGCTTCTCCAAAATATTGAAGCTGCTGGTTATGGCATGCCTACACCTGTACAGATGCAAGCGATACCAGCTGCTTTGATTGGTAAAAGCCTGCTTGTTTCTGCTGACACAGGCTCAGGGAAAACTGCTTCCTTTCTGGTCCCTCTTATTTCTCACTGTGCAAATTTTCGTCTTAAGCACTTGTCAAAGCTGAAAAAGCCATTAGCAATGGTTTTAACTCCAACCAGAGAGTTGTGTATCCAGGTTGAGGAACAAGCCAAGTTGCTTGGAAAAGGTTTGCCTTTTAAAACAGCACTTGTGGTCGGTGGTGATGCTATGGCTGGACAGATCTACCGCATTCAGCAAGGAGTAGAATTAATTGTGGGAACTCCAGGCAGGCTCATAGACCTTCTAGTGAAGCATGATATTGAATTGGATGACATAATGATGTTTGTTTTGGATGAGGTAGACTGTATGCTTCAAAGGGGCTTCCGAGATCAAGTGATGCAGATTTTCAGGGGCCTTTTGCAACCCCAGATCTTAATGTTTTCGGCAACAATCTCACAAGAAGTGGAGAAAATGGTGAGCTCCTTGGCAAAGGATATCGTTTTTGTCTCTGTTGGCAAGGCGAACCGGCCAAATAAGGCTGTTAAGCAGGTGCCTATCTGGGTTgattcaaagaaaaagaagcaaaagCTTTTTGAAATATTGATGAGCAAACAGCATTTCATGCCACCAGCTGTGGTTTATGTCAGTTCAAGACTTGGGGCAGATCTCCTGTCAAATGCTATTACAGTCACCACAGGAATTAAAAGCTTATCTATCCATGGGGAGAAGCCCATGAAGGAGAGAAGGGAGATTATGCAGTCATTTTTAGTGGGAGAGGTTCCTGTTATCGTGGCCACTGGGGTTTTGGGACGAGGAGTTGATCTCTTGGGTGTGAGACAGGTTATTATCTTTGACATGCCCAATTCTACTAAGGAGTATGTCCATCAGATCGGTAGGGCTTCAAGAATGGGAGAGGATGGTACAGCAATCGTGTTTGTGAATGAGGAGAATAAAAATTTGTTCCCAGAGTTGGTTGAAATCTTAAAATCTTCTGGATCTGCTGTTCCTCGGGAACTTATTAATTCACGATATACAGTGGGTTCATTTGGTAAGGGCTATAAAAAGAGGAAGCATGGTAGCTGA
- the LOC123224521 gene encoding DEAD-box ATP-dependent RNA helicase 41 isoform X3 codes for MRVTPVPPQRLPATDECYYVRESDNSSGYQDYSSDQNELVRRKLDINVKGDAVPAPILSFSSCNLPQRLLQNIEAAGYGMPTPVQMQAIPAALIGKSLLVSADTGSGKTASFLVPLISHCANFRLKHLSKLKKPLAMVLTPTRELCIQVEEQAKLLGKGLPFKTALVVGGDAMAGQIYRIQQGVELIVGTPGRLIDLLVKHDIELDDIMMFVLDEVDCMLQRGFRDQVMQIFRGLLQPQILMFSATISQEVEKMVSSLAKDIVFVSVGKANRPNKAVKQVPIWVDSKKKKQKLFEILMSKQHFMPPAVVYVSSRLGADLLSNAITVTTGIKSLSIHGEKPMKERREIMQSFLVGEVPVIVATGVLGRGVDLLGVRQVIIFDMPNSTKEYVHQIGRASRMGEDGTAIVFVNEENKNLFPELVEILKSSGSAVPRELINSRYTVGSFGKGYKKRKHGS; via the coding sequence ATGCGGGTTACTCCCGTTCCTCCTCAAAGATTGCCTGCCACTGATGAGTGCTATTACGTTAGGGAATCTGATAACAGTTCAGGATATCAAGATTATAGTAGTGATCAGAATGAATTGGTGAGAAGGAAACTTGACATCAATGTGAAGGGTGATGCAGTTCCTGCACCCATTCTGTCATTCTCCTCTTGCAATCTACCTCAGAGGCTTCTCCAAAATATTGAAGCTGCTGGTTATGGCATGCCTACACCTGTACAGATGCAAGCGATACCAGCTGCTTTGATTGGTAAAAGCCTGCTTGTTTCTGCTGACACAGGCTCAGGGAAAACTGCTTCCTTTCTGGTCCCTCTTATTTCTCACTGTGCAAATTTTCGTCTTAAGCACTTGTCAAAGCTGAAAAAGCCATTAGCAATGGTTTTAACTCCAACCAGAGAGTTGTGTATCCAGGTTGAGGAACAAGCCAAGTTGCTTGGAAAAGGTTTGCCTTTTAAAACAGCACTTGTGGTCGGTGGTGATGCTATGGCTGGACAGATCTACCGCATTCAGCAAGGAGTAGAATTAATTGTGGGAACTCCAGGCAGGCTCATAGACCTTCTAGTGAAGCATGATATTGAATTGGATGACATAATGATGTTTGTTTTGGATGAGGTAGACTGTATGCTTCAAAGGGGCTTCCGAGATCAAGTGATGCAGATTTTCAGGGGCCTTTTGCAACCCCAGATCTTAATGTTTTCGGCAACAATCTCACAAGAAGTGGAGAAAATGGTGAGCTCCTTGGCAAAGGATATCGTTTTTGTCTCTGTTGGCAAGGCGAACCGGCCAAATAAGGCTGTTAAGCAGGTGCCTATCTGGGTTgattcaaagaaaaagaagcaaaagCTTTTTGAAATATTGATGAGCAAACAGCATTTCATGCCACCAGCTGTGGTTTATGTCAGTTCAAGACTTGGGGCAGATCTCCTGTCAAATGCTATTACAGTCACCACAGGAATTAAAAGCTTATCTATCCATGGGGAGAAGCCCATGAAGGAGAGAAGGGAGATTATGCAGTCATTTTTAGTGGGAGAGGTTCCTGTTATCGTGGCCACTGGGGTTTTGGGACGAGGAGTTGATCTCTTGGGTGTGAGACAGGTTATTATCTTTGACATGCCCAATTCTACTAAGGAGTATGTCCATCAGATCGGTAGGGCTTCAAGAATGGGAGAGGATGGTACAGCAATCGTGTTTGTGAATGAGGAGAATAAAAATTTGTTCCCAGAGTTGGTTGAAATCTTAAAATCTTCTGGATCTGCTGTTCCTCGGGAACTTATTAATTCACGATATACAGTGGGTTCATTTGGTAAGGGCTATAAAAAGAGGAAGCATGGTAGCTGA
- the LOC123224521 gene encoding DEAD-box ATP-dependent RNA helicase 41 isoform X1, with the protein MENNQSVDEVNVSDGGYGVKESSRDQREALPGEPKCVICGRYGEYICDVTDDDICSLECKQTLLCRVANKGMRVTPVPPQRLPATDECYYVRESDNSSGYQDYSSDQNELVRRKLDINVKGDAVPAPILSFSSCNLPQRLLQNIEAAGYGMPTPVQMQAIPAALIGKSLLVSADTGSGKTASFLVPLISHCANFRLKHLSKLKKPLAMVLTPTRELCIQVEEQAKLLGKGLPFKTALVVGGDAMAGQIYRIQQGVELIVGTPGRLIDLLVKHDIELDDIMMFVLDEVDCMLQRGFRDQVMQIFRGLLQPQILMFSATISQEVEKMVSSLAKDIVFVSVGKANRPNKAVKQVPIWVDSKKKKQKLFEILMSKQHFMPPAVVYVSSRLGADLLSNAITVTTGIKSLSIHGEKPMKERREIMQSFLVGEVPVIVATGVLGRGVDLLGVRQVIIFDMPNSTKEYVHQIGRASRMGEDGTAIVFVNEENKNLFPELVEILKSSGSAVPRELINSRYTVGSFGKGYKKRKHGS; encoded by the exons ATGGAAAATAATCAATCAGTGGATGAAGTAAATG TATCAGATGGAGGGTATGGTGTGAAAGAAAGCAGTAGGGATCAGAGAGAAGCTCTACCAGGAGAGCCTAAGTGTGTTATATGTGGCCGCTATGGTGAGTATATATGTGATGTGACAGATGATGATATTTGCAGCTTGGAATGTAAGCAAACTCTTCTTTGCAGAGTTGCCAACAAGGGCATGCGGGTTACTCCCGTTCCTCCTCAAAGATTGCCTGCCACTGATGAGTGCTATTACGTTAGGGAATCTGATAACAGTTCAGGATATCAAGATTATAGTAGTGATCAGAATGAATTGGTGAGAAGGAAACTTGACATCAATGTGAAGGGTGATGCAGTTCCTGCACCCATTCTGTCATTCTCCTCTTGCAATCTACCTCAGAGGCTTCTCCAAAATATTGAAGCTGCTGGTTATGGCATGCCTACACCTGTACAGATGCAAGCGATACCAGCTGCTTTGATTGGTAAAAGCCTGCTTGTTTCTGCTGACACAGGCTCAGGGAAAACTGCTTCCTTTCTGGTCCCTCTTATTTCTCACTGTGCAAATTTTCGTCTTAAGCACTTGTCAAAGCTGAAAAAGCCATTAGCAATGGTTTTAACTCCAACCAGAGAGTTGTGTATCCAGGTTGAGGAACAAGCCAAGTTGCTTGGAAAAGGTTTGCCTTTTAAAACAGCACTTGTGGTCGGTGGTGATGCTATGGCTGGACAGATCTACCGCATTCAGCAAGGAGTAGAATTAATTGTGGGAACTCCAGGCAGGCTCATAGACCTTCTAGTGAAGCATGATATTGAATTGGATGACATAATGATGTTTGTTTTGGATGAGGTAGACTGTATGCTTCAAAGGGGCTTCCGAGATCAAGTGATGCAGATTTTCAGGGGCCTTTTGCAACCCCAGATCTTAATGTTTTCGGCAACAATCTCACAAGAAGTGGAGAAAATGGTGAGCTCCTTGGCAAAGGATATCGTTTTTGTCTCTGTTGGCAAGGCGAACCGGCCAAATAAGGCTGTTAAGCAGGTGCCTATCTGGGTTgattcaaagaaaaagaagcaaaagCTTTTTGAAATATTGATGAGCAAACAGCATTTCATGCCACCAGCTGTGGTTTATGTCAGTTCAAGACTTGGGGCAGATCTCCTGTCAAATGCTATTACAGTCACCACAGGAATTAAAAGCTTATCTATCCATGGGGAGAAGCCCATGAAGGAGAGAAGGGAGATTATGCAGTCATTTTTAGTGGGAGAGGTTCCTGTTATCGTGGCCACTGGGGTTTTGGGACGAGGAGTTGATCTCTTGGGTGTGAGACAGGTTATTATCTTTGACATGCCCAATTCTACTAAGGAGTATGTCCATCAGATCGGTAGGGCTTCAAGAATGGGAGAGGATGGTACAGCAATCGTGTTTGTGAATGAGGAGAATAAAAATTTGTTCCCAGAGTTGGTTGAAATCTTAAAATCTTCTGGATCTGCTGTTCCTCGGGAACTTATTAATTCACGATATACAGTGGGTTCATTTGGTAAGGGCTATAAAAAGAGGAAGCATGGTAGCTGA
- the LOC123223498 gene encoding uncharacterized protein LOC123223498 yields the protein MKNKASVFFKQIISVITAIAKAKTLALKTKTRAMKTRLIIFSLLRNKKILMSSISEKLRVLMGQQHYDKKQDGDNQASENNAVVLCNAMSQESLPNPTHTESMEDNYDYDDDNEKYPDLTHSLFDAEDLDFEDPGGSVIDLVKNSKAEGEEFKLEDEIDHVADLFIKRFHRQIRIQKQLSLKRYQEMLERST from the coding sequence ATGAAGAACAAGGCTTCTGTGTTCTTCAAGCAGATAATCTCAGTGATAACTGCAATCGCCAAGGCAAAGACCCTGGCTCTCAAGACCAAAACCAGGGCCATGAAGACCCGGTTGATTATATTCTCCTTGTTGAGGAACAAGAAGATTCTGATGAGCTCCATCTCAGAGAAGCTCCGAGTTCTGATGGGGCAACAACACTACGACAAGAAACAAGACGGTGACAATCAAGCCTCAGAGAATAATGCTGTTGTGCTCTGTAATGCCATGTCTCAGGAATCTCTTCCCAATCCGACACACACAGAGTCAATGGAGgataattatgattatgatgatgataatgagaAGTATCCGGATCTTACCCACTCCCTGTTTGACGCTGAAGATCTCGATTTTGAGGATCCTGGAGGGTCTGTCATAGATTTGGTGAAGAACTCGAAAGCGGAAGGGGAAGAGTTCAAGCTGGAAGATGAAATAGACCATGTTGCTGATTTGTTCATAAAGAGATTCCATCGTCAGATAAGGATACAGAAACAGCTTTCTTTGAAGAGGTATCAGGAAATGCTTGAAAGAAGCACCTGA
- the LOC123223499 gene encoding uncharacterized protein LOC123223499: MELEANCNENSVIAKRLWNVLRITFFMIRKGLGLKRKLIMDMNLMMKKGKLLGKSCSNLMCRHHHHRSRHMTHGSYGIQEYEFSCSNSPNPVLSKRKRHYFPCIKPPQVFEEGEEVYECEPEAVALVPRTPEYMFNFPFDVAELASGEKRSPLPSPFNVRISNYSSEDENEIAGNDKVDDEAEEFIRRFYEQLRKQSRMQLLK; the protein is encoded by the coding sequence atGGAATTGGAGGCAAATTGTAATGAGAATTCTGTTATTGCAAAGAGGCTATGGAATGTGCTGAGAATTACTTTCTTTATGATTAGGAAAGGGTTGGGGTTGAAGAGGAAGTTGATTATGGACATGAATTTGATGATGAAAAAGGGGAAGCTTTTGGGAAAGTCTTGCAGTAATCTCATGTgtcgtcatcatcatcaccgTTCTAGACACATGACACATGGTAGCTATGGCATACAGGAGTACGAGTTCTCTTGCAGCAACAGTCCCAATCCTGTTTTGTCAAAACGCAAACGCCATTACTTTCCGTGCATTAAGCCTCCCCAGGTTtttgaagaaggagaagaagttTATGAATGTGAGCCCGAGGCAGTTGCTTTGGTGCCCAGAACACCTGAGTACATGTTCAACTTCCCATTTGACGTTGCCGAATTAGCCAGCGGAGAGAAGCGTAGCCCTCTCCCCTCACCTTTCAATGTAAGAATCTCGAATTACTCTTCAGAAGACGAGAATGAAATAGCCGGGAATGACAAGGTTGATGATGAAGCCGAGGAGTTCATCAGAAGGTTTTATGAACAACTAAGGAAGCAAAGCCGTATGCAGTTATTGAAGTAA